The Brachyhypopomus gauderio isolate BG-103 chromosome 1, BGAUD_0.2, whole genome shotgun sequence genome includes a window with the following:
- the chd9 gene encoding chromodomain-helicase-DNA-binding protein 9 isoform X7 has protein sequence MSTVKRPRGRPPKNSNGPSSQARLLSPPMKSGSSSSSSSHSSASERRAHKRQQQMEVSALEDKQQKANRIISEAIAKARERGEKNIPRVMTPESFPSSSQLHAHRSSTRPRARDKGCKKARIVTSSKPKQKTKIGKIVIKFGKKKKRKTESSEELSDDEPPPRRPSRDDDSKRRSNRQVKRKRYVEELETRLSDDEMKELVKAKKMNSSAPREPAMQLFVENPSEEDAAVVDKIMASRVVKKEVSPGVMAEVEEFFVKYKNYSYLHCEWSTEQQLEKDKRIPQKIKRFKIKQAQRAHFFADMEEEPFNPDYVEVDRVLEVSYCEDKDTGEPVVYYLVKWCSLPYEDSTWELKEDVDQSKIEEFEQLQAARPDSRRMERPPAAHWKKREHSREYRNANSLRDYQLEGVNWLLFNWYNRRNCILADEMGLGKTIQSITFLQEIHYVGIKGPFLIIAPLSTITNWEREFRTWTHLNVIVYHGSVLSRQMLQQYEMYFRDAQGRVIRGAYRFQAVITTFEMILGGCPELNAIEWRCVIIDEAHRLKNKNCKLLEGFKLMNLEHKVLLTGTPLQNTVEELFSLLHFLEPMRFPSENTFMQEFGDLKTEEQVQKLQAILKPMMLRRLKEDVEKKLAPKEETIIEVELTNIQKKYYRAILEKNFSFLAKGAGQANVPNLVNTMMELRKCCNHPYLIKGAEEKILEDFREVYSPISPDFHLQAMVQSAGKLVLIDKLLPKMKSGGHKVLIFSQMVRCLDILEDYLIQRRYLYERIDGRVRGNLRQAAIDRFSKPDSDRFVFLLCTRAGGLGINLTAADTCIIFDSDWNPQNDLQAQARCHRIGQNKAVKVYRLITRNSYEREMFDRASLKLGLDKAVLQSMSGRDNSLGGGGQQIQQQLSKKEIEDLLRRGAYGALMDEEDEGAKFCEEDIDQILQRRTKTITIESEGRGSTFAKASFVASGNRTDISLDDPNFWDKWAKKAELDLDAVNGRNSLVIDTPRVRKQTRPFSATKDELAELSEGDSSGDDKPKLRRPHDRMNSYGRTECFRVEKNLLVYGWGRWRDILQHGRFKRPLSERDVEWICRALLAYCLVHYRGDDKIKSFMWDLIAPTEDGRTKELQNHLGLSTPVPRGRKGKKMKTQSSTFDIQKAEWIRKHNPEHMLSDDGYKKHLKHHCNKVLLRVRMLYYLKQELIGAQIQKVLDGADAGEMEIWVPDPDHAELPALWWDSLADKCLLIGVYKHGYEKYNTIRADPALCFLERVGRPDEKAIAAEQRGNDFMDGDVDDPEYKPAPALLKDDMEDDASSPGDLVITDTGGEGGSMLDGGGGPLGAGSGAYWPSPSALTARLRRLITASQRFTKSRQILQIHQSQQTVTPDLCPLPPTLSETLNPKMAAKIERQQRWTRREEADFYRVVSTFGVVFDPDLARFDWTKFRAMARLHKKTDESLQKYLCAFTAMCRRVCRLPTREGDVIDPSLSIQPITEERASRTLYRVELLRQVREQVLRHPQLYERLALCQPGPDLPVWWEAGHHDRDLLIGAAKHGVSRTDYHILRDPELSFMTAQRNYSQNKGTQALGQAQNQAQLLGQSRTPTPLLQSQNQAPASPLPNPSHREDDPMTKEEPLSEGEEESSQREAGLEGWSPSVRPPTPTGVGGKEEEEEKGAESERRMVAARTKPLTPNSAARKPKKVSKRSRREARRRSGSDSDSDGSSSSSSSSSSSRSSSSSSSSSRSGSSSSSSSSSCSSGSSSSSSSSSSSEESDCEEVQKSTSAVPGVKGFDEDSIASHSTTHDDMQDSHVTNGITNLSHPFQGGYMLAASYWPKDRVMINRLDSICQAVLKGKWPGPRRVYEGSTVASFYTTKLLDNAASLTDDPAASPQGSKVKKHDAEREKEFSVKINDQEGSLKLTFQKQGLQAKRPAEDGALAQQQYLARLQELQSASDSSLADYTKAQNSYPHSLAGQMHLNGVVDDQLVVKKRRGRRKNVEGMDLLFLNKSRTPATSERAQPNWSGGVATSGAFSQGAGSLDTESRVPVINLKDGTRLAGDDAPRRKDLEQWLKEHPSFVADVGAFIPGVNKMQFQDGRPKQKRHRCRNPNKIDVNSLTGEERVQIINRRNARKIGGAFAPPLKDLCRFLQENPEYGVPPEWADVVKQSGYLPENMFDRILTGPIVPEEVSRRGRRPKNALAKAAPAAGGTGPNATPGLNPLLANGLLSGLDLTSLQALQNLQSLQLTAGLMGLQTDPANVAAMLPMMLSGMAGLPNLLGMSGLLGKQETSAGATATEGEDAGRKRNRESTAQTSSADSKVERTESQSSTATSSTATNSAQLSASAAGHPMALNPLLLSSMLYPGMLLNPGLNLPVANQPQATNTQSAPPAQPAPSEATQQPGQSKEQDGDEGEEPEDQKENSGPEGSGKAESSSSESESSSSSSEDSDSSDED, from the exons GAAAATTGTGATAAAGTTCGGCAAAAAGAAGAAACGCAAGACAGAGTCTTCAGAGGAGCTGTCCGATGATGAGCCTCCGCCCCGTCGCCCTTCCAGAGATGACGACTCT AAGCGGCGGTCGAACAGGCAGGTGAAGAGAAAGAGGTACGTAGAAGAGCTGGAGACTCGCCTGTCGGATGACGAGATGAAGGAGCTCGTTAAAGCCAAGAAGATGAACTCCAGTGCTCCCAGAGAGCCCGCAATGCAGCTTTTTGTG GAGAACCCCAGTGAGGAGGACGCGGCTGTGGTGGATAAGATCATGGCGTCTCGTGTAGTGAAGAAAGAG GTGTCACCAGGGGTTATGGCTGAAGTGGAGGAGTTTTTTGTGAAATACAAGAACTA ctccTACCTGCATTGCGAGTGGTCTACAGAGCAGCAGTTGGAAAAAGACAAGAGGATCCCGCAGAAAATCAAGCGTTTCAAGATTAAACAGGCCCAGAGAGCCCACTTCTTTGCTGAt ATGGAAGAGGAACCGTTTAACCCCGACTATGTGGAAGTGGACAGAGTCCTGGAGGTGTCCTACTGCGAGGACAAGGACACTGGAGAG cCGGTAGTGTATTACCTGGTGAAGTGGTGTTCTTTGCCGTATGAGGACAGCACTTGGGAGCTAAAGGAAGACGTGGACCAGAGTAAGATCGAGGAGTTCGAACAGCTGCAGGCAGCCAGACCAGACTCCAGGAGAATG GAGCGCCCCCCGGCGGCTCATTGGAAAAAGCGCGAGCACTCGAGGGAGTATCGCAACGCTAACAGTCTCAGGGATTACCAACTGGAGGGGGTCAACTGGCTCCTCTTTAACTGGTACAACAG GCGTAACTGTATCTTAGCTGATGAGATGGGTCTGGGGAAGACCATCCAGTCCATCACGTTTTTGCAGGAGATCCACTATGTGGGCATCAAGGGGCCCTTCCTCATCATCGCACCCCTCTCTACCATCACCAACTGGGAGCGAGAGTTCCGCACGTGGACGCACCTCAACGTCATCGTCTACCACGGGAGCGTCCTGAGTCGTCAGATGCTCCAGCAGTACGAGATGTACTTCAGGGACGCTCAG ggGCGTGTGATCAGGGGGGCGTACCGGTTTCAGGCGGTCATCACCACGTTCGAGATGATTCTGGGAGGCTGTCCAGAGCTCAACGCCATCGAGTGGCGTTGCGTGATCATTGACGAGGCACACCGTCTAAAGAACAAGAACTGCAAACTCCTGGAGGGCTTCAAACTGATGAACCTG GAGCACAAGGTGCTGCTGACGGGAACACCTCTGCAGAACACTGTGGAGGAACTCTTCAGTCTGCTGCACTTCCTGGAACCCATGCGCTTCCCCTCCGAGAACACGTTCATGCAGGAGTTTGGAGATCTGAAGACAgaagaacag GTTCAAAAGCTGCAGGCGATTCTGAAGCCCATGATGCTCCGTCGCCTGAAGGAGGACGTGGAGAAGAAGCTCGCTCCTAAAGAGGAGACCATCATTGAGGTGGAGCTCACCAACATCCAGAAAAAGTACTACCGTGCCATCCTGGAGAAGAACTTCTCCTTCCTGGCCAAGGGAGCAGGTCAGGCCAACGTCCCCAATCTGGTCAACACCATGATGGAGCTTCGGAAATGTTGCAACCACCCCTACCTCATCAAAG gggcAGAGGAGAAGATTCTGGAGGACTTTCGAGAGGTGTACAGCCCAATCTCCCCGGACTTCCACCTGCAGGCCATGGTGCAGTCCGCTGGCAAACTGGTCCTCATTGACAAACTGCTGCCCAAAATGAAGTCTGGTGGACACAAGGTCCTGATCTTCTCTCAGATGGTGCGCTGTCTGGACATCCTGGAAGACTACCTCATCCAGAGACG atacCTCTATGAGCGGATAGACGGACGAGTGCGAGGGAACCTTCGGCAGGCGGCTATAGACCGCTTCAGCAAGCCGGACTCAGACCGCTTTGTGTTCCTGCTCTGCACCAGGGCAGGAGGGCTGGGCATTAATCTGACCGCTGCCGATACCTGCATCATCTTTGACTCGGACTGGAACCCTCAGAATGACCTGcag GCCCAGGCACGCTGTCACAGAATTGGTCAAAATAAGGCAGTGAAAGTGTATCGGCTAATCACACGCAACTCGTATGAGCGTGAGATGTTTGATAGGGCCAGCCTCAAACTGGGATTGGACAAAGCAGTGCTGCAGAGTATGAGTGGGCGGGACAACAGCCTTGGAGGCGGAGGG CAGCAGATCCAACAGCAGCTGTCCAAGAAGGAGATCGAGGATCTGTTGAGACGAGGGGCCTACGGTGCCCTCATGGACGAGGAAGACGAAGGGGCCAAGTTCTGTGAGGAAGACATCGACCAGATCCTCCAGCGCAGAACCAAGACCATCACCATCGAGTCTGAGGGTCGAGGTTCCACCTTCGCCAAG GCCAGTTTCGTAGCCTCGGGGAACCGCACAGACATCTCTCTGGACGACCCCAACTTCTGGGACAAGTGGGCCAAGAAAGCTGAACTGGACCTGGACGCGGTGAACGGCAGA AACAGCCTGGTGATCGACACGCCACGTGTGCGCAAGCAGACACGTCCCTTCAGCGCCACTAAAGACGAGCTGGCTGAGCTGTCAGAGGGCGACAGCAGCGGAGACGACAAACCCAAACTACGACGGCCTCACGACCGCATGAACAGTTACGGCCGCACAGAGTGCTTCCGCGTGGAGAAGAACCTGCTGGTATACGG GTGGGGCCGCTGGCGGGACATCTTGCAGCATGGCCGCTTTAAGAGGCCTCTGAGCGAGAGGGATGTGGAGTGGATCTGCCGGGCACTGCTTGCCTACTGTCTGGTGCATTACCGCGGCGACGACAAGATCAAGAGCTTCATGTGGGACCTGATTGCACCGACCGAGGATGGCCGGACCAAGGAGCTCCAGAACCATCTAG GGCTCTCCACTCCGGTCCCCAGGGGGAGGAAAGGGAAGAAGATGAAGACTCAGTCCAGCACGTTTGACATCCAGAAGGCCGAGTGGATCCGGAAGCACAACCCTGAGCACATGCTCTCTGACGACGGATACAAGAAGCACCTCAAGCACCACTGCAACAA GGTGCTGTTGAGGGTGAGAATGCTGTACTATCTTAAGCAGGAGCTCATTGGTGCTCAGATTCAGAAGGTGCTGGATGGAGCTGATGCTGG ggagATGGAAATCTGGGTTCCTGACCCTGATCACGCTGAGCTTCCTGCTTTATGGTGGGACTCTCTGGCAGACAAATGTCTGCTGATAGGGGTCTACAAACATG gttaTGAGAAATACAACACTATCCGTGCTGATCCCGCCCTGTGCTTCCTGGAGCGGGTCGGCCGGCCTGACGAGAAGGCCATTGCTGCGGAGCAGAGGGGGAACGACTTTATGGACGG ggacgTTGATGACCCTGAGTACAAGCCTGCTCCAGCTTTGCTGAAAGACGATATGGAG GATGATGCTTCCTCTCCAGGTGATCTGGTCATAACGGACACTGGGGGAG aaggagGCTCCATGTTGGACGGAGGAGGCGGTCCTCTCGGAGCTGGGTCAGGGGCGTATTGGCCATCACCGTCGGCGTTGACGGCACGGCTCCGTCGTCTGATCACAGCATCGCAGCGCTTCACCAAGAGCAGACAGATCCTGCAGATCCACCAGAGTCAGCAGActgtgacccctgacctctgtCCCCTGCCCCCCACCCTCAGCGAAACCCTCAACCCCAAAATGGCTGCTAAGATTGAGCGACAGCAAAG GTGGACGAGGAGGGAGGAGGCAGATTTCTACCGCGTGGTGTCCACATTCGGGGTGGTGTTCGACCCGGACCTGGCCCGCTTCGACTGGACCAAGTTCAGGGCCATGGCTCGCCTCCACAAGAAGACCGACGAGAGTCTCCAGAAATACCTCTGTGCTTTCACCGCCATGTGTAGACGAGTGTGTCGCCTTCCCACCAGAGAGGGCG ATGTCATAgatccctccctctccatccaGCCAATCACGGAGGAGCGGGCTTCCCGCACTCTGTATCGCGTGGAGTTGCTTCGGCAGGTGCGGGAACAGGTCCTGCGTCACCCCCAGCTCTATGAGCGCCTGGCTCTGTGTCAACCGGGCCCCGACCTGCCCGTTTGGTGGGAGGCAGGACACCACGACCGGGACCTCTTGATCGGAGCAGCAAAACACGGAGTCAGCCGAACGGACTACCATATCCTCCGAGACCCTGAGCTCAGCTTCATGACTGCTCAGAGGAACTACAGCCAGAACAAGGGGACCCAAGCACTCGGCCAGGCCCAAAATCAGGCACAACTGTTGGGGCAATCCCGCACGCCCACCCCCTTACTGCAGAGCCAGAACCAGGCTCCTGCATCGCCACTGCCTAACCCCTCCCACAGAGAGGATGACCCCATGACCAAGGAGGAGCCACTctctgagggggaggaggagagcagccagagggaggcggggctagaggGGTGGAGTCCTTCTGTCCGGCCTCCTACACCCACTGGagtgggagggaaggaggaagaggaggagaaaggggCGGAGAGCGAGAGGCGGATGGTGGCCGCTAGGACGAAGCCGCTCACGCCGAACTCGGCCGCCAGGAAACCGAAGAAAGTGAGTAAGAGGAGTCGCAGGGAGGCCAGGAGGAGGTCCGGCTCGGACTCGGACTCCGAcggctcctcctccagctcctcctccagctcttcGTCAAGgtcctcctcatcttcctcgtcctcctcgCGGTCTGGATCCAGCTCCTCGTCCTCTTCGTCTTCCTGCTCTTCTGGATCGTCGTCTTCGTCGTCATCCTCATCATCTTCTGAAGAGAGTGACTGTGAAGAGGTTCAGAAGAGCA cctcaGCAGTTCCTGGTGTAAAAGGCTTCGATGAGGACAGCATAGCTTCCCACAGCACCACTCATGATGATATGCAGGACAGTCATGTGACCAATGGCATCACTAACCTCTCCCACCCCTTCCAGGGCGGATACATGCTTGCTGCTTCTTATTGGCCGAAG GATCGTGTTATGATCAATCGACTGGACAGTATTTGCCAGGCAGTGCTGAAGGGCAAGTggcctggtcctcgccgtgtgTACGAAGGAAGCACAGTGGCCTCCTTTTACACAACGAAACTCTTGGACAATGCGGCCAGCCTCACAGACGACCCCGCGGCTTCCCCTCAGGGGTCAAAGGTGAAGAAGCATGATgcagaaagagaaaaggagTTCTCAGTCAAAATCAATGAC CAGGAAGGCAGTCTGAAGCTGACCTTCCAGAAGCAGGGCCTGCAGGCCAAGCGACCTGCGGAGGACGGCGCCCTGGCACAGCAGCAGTACCTGGCCCGTCTGCAGGAGTTACAGAGCGCCTCCGACAGCAGCCTGGCTGACTACACCAAGGCCCAGAACAGCTATCCACACA GTCTTGCAGGGCAGATGCATCTGAACGGAGTGGTTGATGATCAGCTGgtggtgaagaagaggagaggtcGAAGGAAGAATGTGGAAGGGATGGATCTGCTCTTCCTGAATAagagcagaacacctgccacaTCTGAAAGG GCTCAACCCAACTGGagtgggggcgtggccaccaGCGGGGCCTTCAGCCAGGGTGCTGGGTCACTGGACACGGAGAGCAGGGTCCCCGTCATCAACCTCAAAGACGGAACTCGGCTCGCTGGGGACGATGCCCCGAGACGGAAAGATCTGGAACAGTGGCTGAAGGAGCACCCGAGCTTCGTGGCCGACGTGGGAGCCTTCATCCCT ggtgttAATAAGATGCAGTTTCAGGATGGGCGACCCAAACAGAAGAGGCACCGGTGCAGAAACCCCAACAAGATCGACGTGAACAGCCTCACCGGGGAGGAGCGTGTCCAGATCATCAACCGAAGAAACGCTcgcaag ATCGGCGGTGCTTTTGCTCCTCCTCTGAAGGACCTGTGCCGGTTCCTCCAGGAGAACCCGGAGTACGGCGTTCCTCCAGAGTGGGCCGACGTCGTCAAACAGTCG GGCTACCTCCCAGAGAACATGTTTGACCGTATCCTCACGGGCCCGATCGTCCCCGAGGAGGTGAGCCGGCGAGGCCGTCGGCCCAAGAACGCTCTGGCTAAAGCGGCGCCGGCAGCAGGCGGGACTGGACCCAACGCCACCCCCGGGCTCAACCCCCTCCTGGCCAACGGCCTCCTCAGCGGACTGGACCTGACCAGCTTACAGGCTCTGCAGAACTTGCAGTCACTCCAGCTCACGGCGGGACTCATGGGCCTGCAAACCGACCCGGCCAACGTGGCCGCCATGTTACCCATGATGCTCTCCGGCATGGCCGGGCTGCCCAACCTGCTCGGGATGAGCGGCCTGCTGGGGAAACAGGAAACGTCGGCGGGAGCCACGGCGACGGAGGGCGAAGACGCAGGGAGAAAGAGGAACAGAGAATCGACTGCTCAGACCTCGAGCGCGGACAGCAAAGTGGAGAGGACAGAGAGCCAGAGCTCCACTGCTACCAGCTCAACAGCTACCAACTCAGCCCAGCTAAGTGCTTCTGCCGCGGGCCACCCTATGGCCCTCAACCCCCTTCTACTCTCCAGCATGCTTTACCCAGGGATGCTTCTTAACCCAGGCCTTAATTTGCCTGTGGCCAATCAGCCACAAGCTACTAACACTCAGTCCGCTCCTCCAGCCCAGCCCGCCCCTTCTGAGGCCACGCAACAACCTGGCCAATCAAAGGAGCAGGATGGGGATGAAGGGGAGGAGCCTGAGGATCAGAAGGAGAACAGTGGTCCAGAGGGCTCGGGGAAGGCGGAGTCATCTTCCTCGGAGTCCGAAAGCTCCTCATCATCGTCTGAGGATTCAGATTCCAGTGACGAAGACTGA